From Nicotiana tabacum cultivar K326 chromosome 22, ASM71507v2, whole genome shotgun sequence, one genomic window encodes:
- the LOC107815874 gene encoding protein ROOT HAIR DEFECTIVE 3 homolog 1-like isoform X4 has protein sequence MEESKERWCHDIGREQAANKPLLKTVFQVMMRLFSPRKTTLMFVIRDKTRTPLENLEPVLREDIQKIWDSVPKPQAYKETPLSDFFNVEVVALSSYEEKEEQFKEQVASLRHRFFHSIAPGGLAGDRRAVVPASGFSFSAQEIWKIIKENKDLDLPAHKVMVATVRCEEIAHEKYASFTENEEWCQLKEAVQSHPVQGFGRKLTSILNSCLSEYDADATFFDDGVRSTKRKQLEEKLLQLVQEAYQSMLGHIRSRTLEIFKEAFDKALKGGKGFAVAAQDCTEFFMSHFNEECADAVIGQANWDPSRIRDKLKRDVDAHIAEVRSAKLAEVTTLYEARSLRTSSPPPYFFVVCCDYAFFEPRVYRKQLLYLHKVGVRSAYTLPSPYPTCGITLGMLLLLLQVATVLSNVIILALMGIQTKLNEALAGPVEALLDGAGDDTWPAIRKLLQRETETGVLGFSTALSDFEMDEQARDNMVSRLKDYAQGVVEAKAKEEAGRVLIRMKDRFSTLFSHDSDSMPRVWTGKEDIRAITKTARSASLKLLSVMAAIRLEDEGDSIEKTLALALVDGKSGASTSERSTSVDPLASSTWDEVPALKTLITPVQCKSLWRQFKSETEYTVTQAIAAQEASRRSNNWLPPPWAIVALVVLGFNEFMTFLRNPLYLGVIFVSFLLLKALWVQMDISGEFRNGAIPGLLSLSTKFLPTVMNLLRRLAEQGQRQANGEPQGNPAPASNSFSGSPDDHSAVSSSASSNMTSSENVAEYSSPSIHDKTK, from the exons ATGGAAGAGAGCAAGGAGAG GTGGTGTCACGACATTGGCCGTGAGCAAGCTGCAAATAAACCTCTTTTGAAGACTGTTTTCCAG GTCATGATGCGGTTATTTAGTCCTCGTAAAACGACATTGATGTTTGTTATACGTGATAAAACAAGG ACTCCACTTGAGAATTTGGAGCCTGTACTACGGGAAGATATTCAAAAG ATTTGGGATTCCGTCCCAAAGCCGCAAGCTTACAAGGAAACACCTTTAAGCGACTTCTTTAAT GTCGAGGTTGTGGCTCTTTCTAGTTATGAAGAAAAGGAAGAACAATTCAAAGAACAG GTGGCTAGTCTAAGACACCGATTTTTTCATTCTATTGCACCTGGTGGGCTTGCTGGAGATCGTCGGGCAGTTGTTCCTGCTTCGGGCTTTTCATTTAGTGCTCAAGAGATATGGAAGATTATAAAGGAGAACAAGGACCTTGACCTGCCTGCCCATAAG GTTATGGTAGCTACTGTACGCTGTGAAGAAATTGCCCATGAAAAATATGCTTCTTTTACAGAAAATGAG GAATGGTGTCAATTAAAAGAGGCCGTGCAATCTCATCCAGTCCAGGGCTTTGGAAGGAAGCTTACCTCAATTTTAAACAGTTGTCTGTCAGA GTATGATGCTGACGCTACTTTCTTTGATGATGGAGTAAGATCTACAAAACGGAAGCAGTTGGAAGAGAAATTGCTGCAG CTTGTCCAAGAAGCGTACCAATCTATGCTGGGACACATAAGATCTCGTACTTTGGAAatattcaaagaagcatttgataaggcACTAAAGGGAGGTAAAGGGTTCGCTGTGGCTGCTCAGGACTGCACCGAGTTTTTTATGTCCCACTTCAATGAAGAATGTGCAG ATGCTGTTATTGGGCAAGCAAATTGGGATCCCTCTAGAATAAGGGATAAGCTCAAGCGTGATGTAGATGCTCATATTGCTGAAGTTCGTAGTGCCAAGCTGGCTGAAGTTACAACCCTCTATGAGGCACGAAGTTTGCGAACCT CTTCTCCACCTCCATATTTCTTTGTCGTCTGCTGTGACTATGCtttctttgagccgagggtctatcgaaaacaacttctctaccttcacaaagtaggggtaaggtctgcgtacacactaccctccccataccctacttgtgggattacactgggtatgttgttattgttgttgcaaGTTGCAACTGTTCTTTCTAATGTAATTATACTGGCACTAATGGGAATTCAGACAAAATTGAACGAGGCATTAGCTGGACCTGTTGAAGCTCTTTTAGATGGAGCTGGTGATGATACATGGCCAGCGATAAGAAAGCTGCTTCAGCGTGAGACTGAAACCGGAGTCTTGGGTTTCTCTACTGCACTTTCTGATTTTGAAATGGATGAACAAGCTAGAGATAATATGGTTTCAAGACTGAAGGATTATGCACAGGGAGTAGTTgaagcaaaggcaaaggaagaaGCTGGAAGGGTTTTGATTCGCATGAAGGATAG GTTTTCAACATTATTTAGTCATGATTCTGATTCAATGCCACGAGTTTGGACTGGAAAAGAAGATATCCGAGCAATTACCAAAACTGCTAGATCAGCT TCTCTGAAGCTCCTGTCAGTTATGGCTGCGATTCGCTTGGAAGATGAGGGTGATAGTATAGAGAAGACACTAGCCCTTGCTCTTGTGGATGGAAAATCAGGTGCTTCCACCTCAGAGAGATCCACATCTGTTGATCCTCTAGCCTCTAGCACTTGGGATGAG GTCCCCGCATTGAAAACTTTGATCACACCTGTCCAGTGCAAGTCTTTGTGGAGGCAATTTAAATCTGAGACTGAATATACTGTTACACAAGCCATTGCTGCTCAG GAGGCTAGCAGGAGAAGTAACAATTGGTTACCACCTCCTTGGGCAATTGTTGCCTTGGTTGTTTTGGGTTTCAATGAATTCATGACATTTTTAAG AAACCCTTTGTATTTGGGAGTTATATTTGTTTCTTTTCTACTACTGAAAGCCCTTTGGGTGCAAATGGACATCTCCGGTGAATTCCGCAATGGTGCT ATTCCTGGACTTCTCTCTTTATCCACAAAGTTCCTTCCTACTGTCATGAACCTTCTTAGACGACTAGCAGAACAAGGACAAAGGCAGGCAAATGGCGAACCGCAAGGAAATCCTGCCCCTGCGTCAAACAGTTTCAGCGGTAGCCCCGATGATCATAGTGCTGTATCATCAAGTGCTTCCTCTAACATGACTTCTTCAGAAAATGTAGCAGAATATTCTAGCCCCTCTATACATGATAAAACGAAGTAA